Proteins encoded by one window of Clostridium perfringens:
- a CDS encoding glycosyl hydrolase family 95 catalytic domain-containing protein, whose protein sequence is MKRKFLKKIALIVSLMVVGQSVYTFAKSSRFNEVEKSTLNENIDLDKLALWYDEPATNWENEALPIGNGYMGGMIFGSVASERIQYNEKTLWSGGPGAWEGYNGGNKEGAWEAVQEIRKILAEGGTPSNDLYQRVCGDQRAYGAYQNFGDIFLDFKSHEESKVTNYRRELNIEESLSTVKYNYKGVNYEREYFCSYPDNVMVIKLKADKASSLNVDVRNEGAHNGKNLSVENNTLILSGAIEDNGMKYESQIKVINTGGSIQDKEDRISVENADEITIIMSAGTDYINEYPTYKGEDPHSAVTERINNAVNLGYDELKSRHIEDYKNLFDRVNLNLGELKLDKPTDEMLNEYKTNQSNSLETLFFQYGRYLLISSSREGSLPANLQGVWNNSNNPPWSSDYHFNVNIQMNYWPAEVANLSETAIPLVEYIESLREPGRKTAEMHCGIEGAMENKNGWTVNTMNNPFGFTAMGWEFDWGWAPTSNAWISQNLWEHYNFTDDKDYLRENIYPIMKEAAQFWTQFLVEYTHSDGKTYLVSSPSYSPEHGPRTVGTTFDQELIWQLFTDTIKASETLGIDEEFRAELENKRERLLKPQIGKHGQVQEWKDDIDDPNNNHRHISHLVGLYPGTQINQKDTPELYEAAKVTMNHRGDGGTGWSKANKINLWARLLDGDRAHRLLENQLTTSTLENLFDTHPPFQIDGNMGAVSGMAEMLVQSHLGTINPLPALPTAWEDGSFDGLKARGNFEISANWNNNSLNLLKIKSGSGNDCYLEYPGITEAIITDANGNKITPEVVSENVVKFPTEVNGEYKVEGMPMEKPEKVNGLKALRNGDNSVSLKWNKTKFAEGYDVYRKGEGDFELIAEDVKTEEFIDENAPLNDSYSYLYYVVAKNSEGLGEASEKVAVETSVYLSELEWKSASTGYGEIQKDASCDGNTITLKGENGEKVSYDKGIGTHAHSEIVYSLEGLDYYDYFETFVGVDQEMAGTVASISFEVYLDNEKVFDSGLMTGDTTQKHVKVPIAGKNTLKLVVKDGGDSIGSDHGSFGDAKLTKVHAASNADLKSLNINGNPLEEFNGSKYEYSYDLKKGENLQNLNVEAEAFTSEAKIEITKPEELPGEAVVRVTSKDETMHKEYRVLINPYVIVEESIIAYYNFENSSNLGEDSSKNSFHGEVNGTVTQGESKDGKAANFGDGYISVESNDSLKLDDNLVIETEVYLDEYTNYWQKIAQKINNGTGKGGFLIDVSPEGKLRFHAEGSITQFISNKAIPLNEWTNIKVIFEHSKGEASIYINGELDKTVKPSSPLEVSDLPLIIGADSNGSDKLKGKMNNLTISSIERRVASSNASLSDISINGETMEGFKKDVFDYEIDLEEGTNIVPEITATSEDSNATIEIKNAEILPGVSKIKVIAEDGTESIYTINLNIKVKNPLKADFNKNGEIDLGDLSMVSKYFGSNNSDFDLDGDGLVGEYEINFVSSELLK, encoded by the coding sequence ATGAAAAGGAAATTCTTAAAGAAAATAGCTCTAATAGTTTCTTTAATGGTAGTTGGGCAATCAGTTTATACTTTTGCTAAGTCTAGTAGATTTAATGAAGTAGAAAAAAGCACTTTAAATGAAAATATTGATCTAGATAAATTAGCTTTATGGTATGATGAGCCTGCTACAAACTGGGAAAATGAGGCCCTTCCAATTGGAAATGGTTATATGGGTGGAATGATTTTTGGAAGTGTAGCAAGTGAAAGAATACAATATAATGAAAAAACTCTATGGTCTGGTGGACCAGGAGCATGGGAAGGTTATAATGGGGGAAATAAAGAAGGTGCTTGGGAAGCTGTACAAGAAATAAGAAAAATATTAGCTGAGGGTGGAACTCCTTCAAATGATTTATATCAAAGAGTATGTGGGGATCAAAGAGCTTATGGAGCTTATCAAAATTTTGGAGACATATTCTTAGATTTTAAGTCTCATGAGGAGAGTAAGGTAACTAATTATAGAAGAGAGCTTAATATAGAGGAATCTTTATCTACAGTTAAATATAACTATAAGGGTGTTAATTATGAGAGAGAATATTTTTGTAGTTATCCTGATAATGTAATGGTTATTAAATTAAAGGCTGATAAAGCTTCTTCGCTAAATGTAGATGTTAGAAATGAAGGCGCCCATAATGGGAAGAATCTTTCTGTAGAAAATAATACTTTGATATTAAGTGGTGCAATAGAAGATAATGGAATGAAATATGAATCTCAAATTAAGGTTATTAATACTGGAGGATCAATTCAAGATAAAGAAGATAGAATAAGTGTTGAAAATGCAGATGAAATAACAATAATAATGAGTGCAGGAACAGATTATATAAATGAATATCCAACTTATAAAGGAGAAGACCCACATTCAGCAGTAACTGAAAGAATTAATAATGCTGTAAATTTAGGATATGATGAATTAAAGAGTAGGCACATAGAAGATTATAAAAATTTATTTGATAGAGTAAATTTAAATTTAGGAGAACTTAAATTAGATAAGCCTACTGATGAAATGCTTAATGAATATAAAACAAATCAATCCAATAGCTTAGAAACTTTATTTTTCCAATATGGTAGATATTTGCTTATTTCCTCTTCAAGGGAAGGAAGTTTGCCAGCTAATTTACAAGGAGTTTGGAATAATTCTAATAATCCACCTTGGAGTTCGGATTATCATTTTAATGTAAACATACAGATGAATTATTGGCCAGCAGAGGTTGCTAATTTATCTGAAACTGCCATTCCATTAGTTGAATATATAGAGAGTTTAAGAGAACCAGGAAGAAAGACGGCAGAAATGCATTGTGGAATAGAAGGGGCAATGGAAAATAAAAATGGATGGACAGTAAATACAATGAATAATCCTTTCGGCTTTACAGCTATGGGATGGGAATTTGATTGGGGATGGGCTCCTACTTCTAATGCTTGGATAAGCCAAAATCTTTGGGAGCATTATAATTTTACTGATGATAAGGATTATTTAAGAGAAAATATATATCCTATTATGAAAGAAGCTGCACAGTTTTGGACTCAATTTTTAGTTGAATATACTCATAGTGATGGAAAAACCTATTTAGTTTCTTCACCAAGTTATTCTCCAGAACATGGTCCTAGAACTGTAGGAACAACTTTTGACCAAGAACTTATTTGGCAATTGTTCACAGATACTATAAAAGCTAGTGAAACTTTAGGAATAGATGAAGAGTTTAGAGCAGAACTTGAAAATAAGAGGGAGAGATTATTAAAACCTCAAATAGGTAAACATGGACAAGTTCAAGAATGGAAAGATGATATAGATGATCCAAATAATAATCATAGACATATTTCTCATCTTGTAGGACTTTATCCAGGAACTCAAATAAATCAAAAAGATACTCCTGAACTATATGAAGCAGCTAAGGTTACTATGAATCATAGAGGGGATGGAGGAACAGGATGGTCTAAAGCTAATAAAATAAATCTCTGGGCTAGATTATTAGATGGAGATAGAGCCCATAGATTATTAGAAAATCAATTAACAACAAGCACTTTAGAAAACTTATTTGATACTCATCCACCTTTCCAAATTGATGGTAATATGGGAGCTGTTTCTGGAATGGCTGAAATGCTTGTACAAAGTCATTTAGGAACAATAAATCCATTGCCAGCATTACCAACAGCATGGGAAGATGGAAGCTTTGATGGATTAAAGGCTAGAGGAAATTTTGAGATTTCAGCTAACTGGAATAATAATTCATTAAATCTCCTAAAAATAAAATCTGGTTCAGGAAATGATTGTTATTTAGAATATCCAGGAATAACAGAAGCTATTATAACTGATGCTAATGGAAATAAAATAACTCCAGAGGTTGTTTCAGAAAATGTAGTTAAGTTCCCAACAGAAGTTAATGGAGAATATAAGGTTGAAGGAATGCCTATGGAGAAACCAGAAAAGGTTAATGGATTAAAAGCTTTAAGAAATGGAGATAACTCTGTTTCATTAAAATGGAATAAAACAAAATTTGCAGAAGGTTATGATGTTTATAGAAAAGGTGAAGGGGACTTTGAATTAATAGCTGAAGATGTAAAAACAGAAGAGTTTATTGATGAAAATGCTCCGTTAAATGATAGTTATAGTTATTTATATTATGTAGTGGCAAAGAATTCAGAGGGACTAGGAGAGGCATCAGAAAAGGTTGCAGTTGAAACCAGTGTTTATTTAAGTGAATTAGAATGGAAAAGTGCATCTACTGGATATGGAGAAATACAAAAAGATGCTAGTTGTGATGGAAATACAATAACTTTAAAAGGTGAAAATGGAGAGAAGGTTTCTTATGATAAAGGAATAGGAACCCATGCTCATTCAGAGATAGTATATAGTTTAGAAGGATTAGATTACTATGATTATTTTGAAACCTTTGTTGGGGTAGATCAAGAAATGGCTGGTACTGTAGCATCTATATCCTTTGAAGTTTATTTAGATAATGAGAAAGTTTTTGATAGTGGATTAATGACAGGAGATACTACACAAAAACATGTTAAAGTGCCTATAGCAGGTAAGAATACACTTAAATTAGTTGTAAAAGATGGGGGAGACAGTATAGGCTCAGACCATGGAAGTTTTGGAGACGCTAAGTTAACAAAAGTTCATGCTGCTAGTAATGCAGATCTTAAATCTCTAAATATTAATGGAAATCCTCTAGAAGAATTTAATGGAAGTAAATATGAATATTCTTATGATCTTAAAAAGGGAGAAAACTTACAAAATTTAAATGTTGAAGCAGAAGCTTTTACTTCAGAGGCTAAGATTGAAATTACAAAACCAGAAGAACTCCCAGGGGAGGCAGTAGTAAGAGTTACATCTAAGGATGAAACTATGCATAAAGAATACAGAGTTTTAATAAATCCATATGTAATTGTGGAAGAAAGCATAATTGCTTATTATAACTTTGAAAATTCTTCTAACTTAGGAGAAGATAGTTCTAAAAATAGTTTTCATGGAGAAGTAAATGGTACAGTTACTCAAGGAGAGTCAAAGGATGGAAAAGCTGCTAATTTTGGTGATGGATATATAAGTGTTGAAAGCAATGATTCATTAAAATTAGATGATAATTTAGTTATAGAAACTGAAGTTTATTTAGATGAATACACTAATTATTGGCAAAAGATAGCTCAAAAAATAAATAATGGGACAGGAAAAGGTGGATTCTTAATAGATGTATCTCCTGAAGGAAAATTAAGATTCCATGCTGAAGGGTCAATAACTCAATTTATATCTAATAAAGCAATTCCTTTAAATGAATGGACAAATATAAAAGTTATTTTTGAACATTCAAAGGGTGAAGCATCTATTTATATAAATGGAGAGTTAGATAAGACAGTAAAGCCAAGTTCACCTTTAGAAGTTAGTGATTTACCACTTATTATAGGTGCTGATTCTAATGGCAGTGATAAATTGAAAGGGAAAATGAATAATTTAACTATTTCTTCAATAGAGCGTAGAGTAGCTAGTAGCAATGCTAGTTTAAGTGATATTTCTATTAATGGTGAAACTATGGAAGGTTTTAAAAAGGATGTGTTTGACTATGAAATAGATTTAGAAGAAGGAACAAATATTGTCCCAGAAATAACAGCTACATCAGAAGATTCAAATGCCACTATTGAAATTAAAAATGCTGAAATTTTACCAGGAGTTAGTAAAATCAAAGTTATAGCAGAAGATGGTACAGAAAGTATCTACACAATTAACTTAAATATTAAAGTGAAAAATCCTTTAAAAGCAGATTTTAACAAGAATGGAGAAATAGATTTAGGGGATTTATCTATGGTATCAAAATACTTTGGATCAAATAATAGTGACTTTGATCTAGATGGAGATGGTTTAGTTGGAGAATATGAAATAAACTTTGTATCTAGTGAACTTCTAAAATAA
- a CDS encoding WecB/TagA/CpsF family glycosyltransferase: MYKELLGYKIFSDNKEELLKEIENKKRVNIISGNPEVLYNGIKNEFLRNSFTKEDALIIPDGVGTLLAAKINGIDITEKIAGIEVMNMLLEEARDKNLKVFLLGAKEETLIKCKEKIKESYDGINIVGSNNGFFDLDNCDDLIEKINESKADILFVAMGAPRQEVFIEKYKDKLCCKIFMGVGGSFDVFAGNVNRAPQFMINIGMEWLYRVAKEPWRIKRLGSIPKFLVLSLKERGKR; encoded by the coding sequence ATGTATAAGGAGTTATTAGGATATAAAATATTTTCAGATAATAAAGAGGAACTTTTAAAAGAGATTGAAAATAAAAAAAGAGTTAACATAATATCTGGAAATCCAGAGGTTTTATATAATGGTATAAAGAATGAATTTTTAAGAAATAGCTTTACTAAAGAGGATGCTTTAATAATTCCAGATGGAGTAGGAACTTTGCTTGCAGCTAAGATTAATGGAATAGATATTACAGAAAAAATAGCTGGAATTGAAGTTATGAATATGCTTTTAGAGGAAGCTAGAGATAAGAATTTAAAAGTGTTTTTATTAGGAGCTAAGGAAGAGACACTAATTAAATGCAAGGAAAAAATAAAAGAAAGCTATGATGGAATTAATATAGTTGGAAGTAATAATGGCTTTTTTGATTTAGACAATTGTGATGATTTAATAGAAAAAATTAATGAAAGCAAGGCTGATATACTTTTTGTTGCCATGGGAGCGCCTAGACAAGAAGTCTTTATAGAAAAATATAAGGATAAACTTTGTTGTAAGATTTTTATGGGTGTTGGTGGAAGTTTTGATGTGTTTGCTGGAAATGTAAATAGAGCACCACAATTTATGATTAACATAGGTATGGAGTGGCTTTATAGAGTAGCTAAAGAGCCTTGGAGAATAAAAAGATTAGGTAGCATACCAAAGTTCTTAGTTTTATCACTTAAGGAAAGAGGTAAAAGATAA
- a CDS encoding glycosyltransferase has translation MKILFIACYSPMINNSASIETLMYLNNLCNIENNDVHLLTVDFPKNSIYYDEEILKLLDSKVKVHAIEGGKLFNKIMPKKSIEVKEDEKSSNTKSSGKIKLMRKIKNKIIFPDMYYNWSFKASKYGIELMNKEKFDVIFSMHEPPSSHLCALRIKKHFKEIPWVLYWSDPWLKDPSREDIGFIRKFIEGRQEKSVVLNGDRHIFVTEENKKDFMEKYNVKEDKMFIVTRGYNKAIYEEIERAEKPELLKDNKINLIYAGEIFSKIRDLKPFIKALKELEKRDQELFNRLNIIFFGNIDDENIKEELKKFSNVSVNGRIDYKEALRYMIHGDVLLVLGNKNSKQIPAKIYDYLGTKNLIMVILGDENDPIKNVALNKEKCIVSENNYEAIIDDLNKCRDLIDSGKKFKANEEYEWSSIGKKLNNILKLK, from the coding sequence ATGAAAATTTTATTTATAGCTTGTTATTCTCCTATGATAAATAATTCAGCATCAATTGAAACTCTTATGTACTTAAATAATTTATGTAATATAGAGAATAATGATGTGCATCTTTTAACTGTAGACTTTCCTAAAAACTCTATCTACTATGATGAGGAAATATTAAAGCTTTTAGATAGTAAAGTAAAGGTTCATGCTATTGAAGGTGGAAAATTATTTAATAAGATTATGCCAAAAAAATCTATAGAGGTTAAGGAAGATGAGAAGTCTTCTAACACGAAATCTAGTGGTAAAATTAAGCTTATGAGAAAAATTAAAAATAAAATAATTTTTCCTGATATGTATTATAACTGGAGTTTTAAAGCTTCAAAGTATGGCATAGAACTTATGAATAAAGAAAAGTTTGATGTTATATTTTCTATGCATGAGCCACCATCTAGTCACCTTTGTGCTTTAAGAATAAAAAAGCACTTTAAGGAGATTCCTTGGGTTTTATATTGGAGTGATCCTTGGCTTAAGGATCCCTCAAGAGAGGATATTGGCTTTATAAGAAAATTCATAGAAGGTAGACAAGAAAAATCAGTAGTATTAAATGGGGATAGACATATCTTTGTAACTGAAGAGAATAAAAAAGATTTTATGGAAAAATATAATGTAAAAGAAGATAAAATGTTTATCGTAACTAGGGGGTACAATAAAGCCATATATGAAGAAATTGAAAGGGCAGAAAAGCCAGAACTTTTAAAGGATAATAAGATAAACTTAATTTATGCTGGAGAAATTTTCAGTAAAATTAGGGATTTAAAACCTTTTATAAAAGCTTTAAAAGAATTAGAGAAAAGAGATCAGGAGCTATTTAATAGATTAAACATAATATTTTTTGGAAACATAGATGATGAAAATATTAAAGAAGAATTAAAAAAGTTTTCTAATGTTAGTGTTAATGGAAGAATTGACTATAAGGAAGCTTTAAGATACATGATACATGGAGATGTTCTTCTTGTTTTAGGAAACAAAAATTCTAAGCAAATACCTGCTAAAATATATGACTATTTAGGAACAAAGAATCTTATTATGGTTATATTAGGAGATGAAAATGATCCTATTAAGAATGTTGCACTTAATAAAGAAAAGTGTATAGTTAGTGAAAATAATTATGAGGCTATAATAGATGACTTAAATAAATGTAGGGATTTAATAGATTCAGGTAAGAAATTTAAGGCAAATGAAGAATATGAATGGAGTAGTATAGGTAAGAAGCTAAATAATATACTAAAATTAAAATAG
- a CDS encoding phospho-sugar mutase, translated as MYREKYEEWLNSDIISEEIKAELRDVKEDKEIEDRFYKELDFGTGGLRGIIGAGTNRMNIYTVGKATQGFADYLNDNYAGEKSVAIAYDSRNMSKEFAKAAALTLCANGIKVNLFESLRPTPMLSFAVRELNCKGGIVITASHNPKQYNGYKVYGDDGCQLTDAPAKAVIGYVNKVTDYANIKTMSEEKALEEGLLVYIGEEIDKKYIDDLKTLTIREDLVKKHAKDLKIIYTPIHGSGNVPVRRILKELGYENVFVVKEQEMPDGNFPTAPYPNPEDPKVFKLALDMAKEIQPDIIFGTDPDCDRIGVVVKDNNGEYQVLSGNQTGMLLTNYILSSLKEMNKLPENGAVIKTIVTTESVRKMTEEYGVTLIDTLTGFKYIGEKIREFEESGSNEYLFGFEESYGYLAGTFARDKDAVVASMLIAEMTLYYKEQGKTLYDGLIELYNKYGYFKESLVSIELAGKEGQEQIAKCIDGLRNDALKEMNGVKVITSFDYKLSKEVNNLTDEEKEIKLPKSNVLKYVLEDDSWFVVRPSGTEPKMKIYLSVKGSSLEDSKEKTENFKNAIMEVINAKLK; from the coding sequence GTGTATAGAGAAAAATATGAAGAATGGCTAAATTCTGATATTATTTCTGAGGAAATAAAGGCGGAATTAAGAGACGTAAAAGAAGATAAGGAAATAGAAGATAGATTTTATAAGGAATTAGATTTTGGTACTGGTGGATTAAGAGGTATTATTGGTGCTGGGACTAATAGAATGAATATCTATACTGTAGGAAAAGCTACTCAAGGATTTGCAGATTATTTAAATGATAATTATGCGGGGGAAAAATCTGTTGCAATAGCTTATGACTCAAGAAATATGTCTAAGGAGTTTGCAAAAGCGGCTGCTTTAACTCTTTGTGCAAATGGAATAAAGGTTAATCTTTTTGAATCTTTAAGACCGACTCCAATGTTATCCTTTGCAGTAAGAGAATTAAATTGTAAGGGTGGTATTGTTATAACAGCATCACATAATCCAAAACAATACAATGGATATAAAGTTTATGGAGATGATGGATGTCAATTAACAGATGCTCCTGCAAAAGCTGTTATTGGATATGTTAACAAAGTTACAGATTACGCAAACATAAAGACAATGAGTGAAGAAAAGGCTTTAGAAGAAGGACTTTTAGTTTATATTGGTGAAGAAATAGATAAAAAATATATAGATGATTTAAAAACTTTAACTATAAGAGAAGATTTAGTTAAGAAGCATGCTAAAGATTTAAAAATAATTTATACTCCAATTCATGGTTCAGGAAATGTTCCTGTAAGAAGAATATTAAAAGAGTTAGGATATGAGAATGTGTTTGTTGTTAAAGAACAAGAAATGCCAGATGGAAATTTCCCAACAGCTCCATATCCAAATCCAGAAGATCCAAAGGTATTTAAATTAGCTTTAGACATGGCTAAAGAAATTCAACCTGATATAATATTTGGAACAGATCCAGACTGTGATAGAATAGGTGTTGTTGTTAAAGACAATAATGGAGAGTACCAAGTATTAAGTGGTAACCAAACAGGAATGTTACTAACTAACTATATATTAAGTTCATTAAAGGAAATGAATAAATTACCTGAAAATGGTGCAGTTATAAAAACTATAGTTACTACAGAGTCAGTAAGAAAAATGACTGAGGAATATGGGGTAACTTTAATAGATACATTAACAGGATTTAAATATATAGGTGAAAAGATAAGAGAATTTGAAGAATCAGGTTCAAATGAATATTTATTTGGTTTTGAAGAAAGCTATGGTTACTTAGCTGGAACTTTTGCTAGAGATAAGGATGCTGTTGTAGCTTCAATGTTAATAGCTGAAATGACTTTATATTATAAAGAACAAGGAAAAACTCTTTATGATGGTTTAATAGAGCTTTATAATAAATATGGTTACTTCAAAGAAAGCTTAGTATCAATAGAACTTGCTGGAAAAGAAGGACAAGAACAAATAGCTAAGTGCATAGATGGCTTAAGAAATGATGCCCTAAAAGAAATGAATGGAGTTAAAGTTATTACATCTTTCGATTATAAGTTAAGCAAAGAAGTAAATAACTTAACTGATGAAGAAAAAGAAATAAAACTTCCAAAATCAAATGTTTTAAAATATGTTTTAGAAGATGATTCTTGGTTTGTTGTAAGACCATCAGGTACAGAGCCTAAGATGAAAATTTACTTATCAGTAAAAGGTTCAAGTTTAGAAGATTCAAAAGAAAAAACTGAAAACTTTAAAAATGCAATAATGGAAGTAATTAATGCTAAATTAAAATAG
- a CDS encoding cyclodeaminase/cyclohydrolase family protein yields the protein MKNEKIKDFIEDLGSSSSAPGGGAAAGIVGAVGVALTSMVYSLTVGKKAYEALSEENKKKLDENLENAKKSYNEMLDFMNKDEEAFTALMDCYKLPKETCEEKSLRSEKIDECTLGAMMVPLELSRKALKFFDNVKFASKYGNKNLISDAVVSAIMLSACIDSSIVNVEINLGFLKDKNLVNSVKEEILHIRNESNKLKEEILKESGFLQN from the coding sequence ATGAAAAACGAAAAGATTAAAGACTTTATAGAAGATTTAGGTTCAAGTTCATCAGCACCTGGTGGTGGGGCAGCAGCAGGGATTGTTGGAGCAGTAGGAGTTGCATTAACATCAATGGTTTATAGCTTAACTGTTGGTAAAAAAGCTTACGAAGCATTAAGTGAAGAAAATAAAAAGAAATTAGATGAAAATCTTGAAAATGCAAAAAAATCTTATAATGAAATGTTAGATTTCATGAACAAAGATGAGGAAGCTTTTACTGCGTTAATGGATTGCTATAAGTTACCTAAGGAAACTTGTGAAGAGAAAAGCTTAAGAAGTGAAAAAATAGATGAATGTACTTTAGGGGCAATGATGGTTCCATTAGAATTAAGCAGAAAAGCCTTAAAGTTTTTTGATAATGTAAAATTTGCTTCTAAGTATGGAAATAAAAATTTAATTTCAGATGCTGTAGTAAGTGCTATAATGCTTAGTGCTTGTATAGATAGTTCCATAGTTAATGTAGAAATAAACTTAGGATTTTTAAAAGATAAAAACTTAGTTAATAGTGTAAAAGAAGAAATTTTACATATAAGAAATGAAAGCAATAAATTAAAAGAAGAGATTTTAAAAGAAAGTGGTTTTCTTCAAAATTAA
- a CDS encoding tetratricopeptide repeat protein: MSFNTFAKEKLSQLLFLEIDGDGFVKSLGKDPKEVNINEVYIPIDPKHLSQDVKSGYKLESLPINYLVEGMFFALGGDKDFKFNKEYKKLIPLIEDAIPCVKKIVADKVKEENMVEAFMLLKGLTEISDETEVYENLLLICESLRERNKAYNETQLEICDKCKANRSDLALPYLYSAIAYNDMGQYDKAYVDINEYLAKGGERNEIVEVLYNEIKDSADYEEGKEDLIEEPEDALKRLLPLADKFQDNAILRYYIATAYRRLGNFEKAVYYLNECLSIDDSIVEAVNEMGINYASLGIYDEAVKYLRKAFESTRDIEVCTNLIVCYLNAGKIEEAKQHLDIAKAINKDDEIVKEIETFMKNNNIK; the protein is encoded by the coding sequence ATGAGTTTTAATACATTTGCAAAAGAAAAATTATCACAACTTTTATTTTTAGAAATAGATGGAGATGGATTTGTTAAAAGCTTAGGAAAAGATCCAAAAGAGGTTAATATAAATGAAGTTTATATCCCAATAGATCCAAAACATTTATCACAGGATGTGAAAAGTGGATATAAATTAGAATCTTTACCAATAAACTATTTAGTTGAAGGAATGTTTTTTGCTTTAGGTGGAGACAAGGATTTTAAATTTAATAAGGAGTATAAAAAATTAATTCCACTAATAGAGGATGCTATTCCATGTGTTAAAAAGATAGTAGCTGATAAGGTTAAAGAAGAAAATATGGTTGAAGCATTTATGCTTTTAAAGGGATTAACTGAAATATCAGATGAAACTGAGGTTTACGAAAATCTTCTTTTAATATGTGAATCTTTAAGAGAAAGAAATAAAGCTTACAATGAAACTCAACTAGAAATTTGTGATAAATGTAAAGCAAATAGAAGTGATTTAGCTCTTCCATATCTTTATTCAGCAATAGCTTACAATGACATGGGACAATATGATAAAGCTTATGTTGATATAAATGAATATTTAGCTAAGGGTGGAGAAAGAAATGAAATAGTTGAGGTTTTATATAATGAGATAAAAGACTCAGCTGATTATGAAGAAGGAAAAGAAGATTTAATAGAAGAACCAGAGGATGCTTTAAAAAGACTTCTTCCTTTAGCAGATAAATTCCAAGATAATGCTATTTTAAGATATTATATTGCAACAGCTTATAGAAGACTTGGAAATTTTGAAAAGGCAGTTTATTACTTAAATGAATGTTTATCAATTGATGATAGTATAGTTGAAGCAGTAAATGAAATGGGAATAAATTATGCATCTTTAGGAATATATGATGAAGCTGTTAAATATTTAAGAAAAGCCTTTGAAAGTACAAGAGATATAGAGGTTTGTACTAACTTAATAGTTTGTTATTTAAATGCAGGAAAAATAGAAGAGGCAAAGCAGCATTTAGATATAGCAAAGGCTATAAACAAGGATGATGAAATAGTAAAAGAAATAGAAACATTTATGAAAAATAATAATATTAAATAG
- a CDS encoding 50S ribosomal protein L25 translates to MMENLQVNQREKKTRHSSRQCRRKGLVPGVIYGKGINNFLFEIGELELNHALSVTGEHGLLSINSQEGSLNTLIKEVQRDPVTRRVLHIDLEKVEGNEEIETAVPINYVGEEYINKLDAVLQKNLDSIKVKCSPSNIPKGVNLNVGRAKPGDQFKIADVEFGNEITVVDDLNSIVASVSYDQKIITQEVVDQEVAENRAKKES, encoded by the coding sequence ATGATGGAAAATTTACAAGTAAATCAAAGAGAAAAAAAGACTAGACATTCAAGTAGACAGTGCAGAAGAAAGGGATTAGTTCCTGGAGTTATATACGGAAAAGGAATTAATAATTTCTTATTTGAAATAGGAGAATTAGAACTTAATCATGCTCTTTCTGTAACTGGTGAACATGGACTTTTAAGCATAAATTCACAAGAGGGTTCTTTAAATACTCTTATAAAAGAAGTTCAAAGAGATCCTGTAACTAGAAGGGTATTACATATAGATTTAGAAAAAGTTGAAGGTAATGAAGAAATAGAAACAGCTGTTCCTATAAATTACGTTGGAGAAGAATACATAAATAAATTAGATGCAGTGTTACAAAAGAATCTAGATAGCATAAAGGTAAAGTGCTCTCCATCTAATATTCCAAAGGGAGTAAATTTAAATGTGGGAAGAGCTAAGCCAGGAGATCAATTTAAGATTGCAGATGTAGAATTTGGAAATGAAATAACAGTAGTTGATGATTTAAATTCTATAGTAGCTTCTGTAAGTTATGATCAAAAGATAATAACTCAAGAGGTAGTGGATCAAGAAGTAGCTGAAAATAGAGCTAAAAAGGAAAGTTAA